One genomic segment of Suttonella sp. R2A3 includes these proteins:
- a CDS encoding YbjN domain-containing protein, which yields MNLPSIEKLDDSELYVPSRKAVEATLDKMQVRYEIDVDGDIEIPLELSDSGGSLYVIAEEVNDGMVWNLRIFAQFSTKPSRYDDLIEYANEWNRDTKTPKLFMLDEETMVAEANYHVQFGYNPDEFEENYYYFLISNLEDILSATYNERI from the coding sequence ATGAATCTCCCCTCAATCGAGAAACTCGACGACAGCGAACTCTATGTTCCTAGCCGCAAAGCGGTTGAAGCAACCTTAGATAAAATGCAGGTTCGCTATGAAATCGACGTCGATGGCGATATTGAAATCCCTCTCGAGCTTTCGGATTCAGGCGGTTCTCTGTACGTTATCGCCGAAGAAGTGAACGATGGTATGGTTTGGAATTTACGCATTTTCGCACAATTTTCCACCAAACCAAGTCGTTATGATGACCTCATTGAATACGCGAACGAATGGAATCGAGATACCAAAACCCCGAAATTATTTATGCTCGACGAAGAAACGATGGTTGCTGAAGCCAATTATCACGTGCAATTCGGCTACAACCCCGATGAGTTCGAGGAAAACTACTACTATTTCTTGATTAGCAACCTGGAAGATATTCTCAGCGCAACTTATAACGAGCGCATCTAA
- the ppk2 gene encoding polyphosphate kinase 2, translating into MAKSPNSKANKSNAKMPEDALEAINKPADPNVETHETESKTERAIRRKEVALRELIERDMKAGKVSEVVGHLDAIFEGASPDDLEILHKLFVKHSLANVAQTGVKSDDELVDNWREGVYPYKNRMRRKTYEKQKYHLQVELLKLQKWVKETGQKVVILFEGRDAAGKGGTIKRMMEHLNPRGARVVALEKPTEQEQGQWYFQRYVQHLPTKGEIVLFDRSWYNRAGVERVMGFCSDDQYNEFMRQVPDFERNLIRSGIFVIKFWFSVSRDEQRRRFASREQHPLKQWKLSPIDKASLDKWEDYTEAKEAMFFHTDTAESPWIVVKSDCKKRARLNAIRYVLHKLPYDSKDEEQISAIDPLLVGRAGALYEISEGKIKAAVDIAPKVKSKKKSD; encoded by the coding sequence ATGGCTAAATCACCCAATAGCAAGGCAAACAAAAGTAACGCTAAAATGCCTGAAGATGCATTAGAAGCCATCAACAAACCGGCTGATCCTAATGTAGAAACTCATGAAACAGAGAGCAAGACCGAACGCGCGATTCGTCGCAAAGAAGTCGCGCTCCGTGAACTTATTGAGCGCGATATGAAAGCGGGAAAAGTGAGTGAGGTGGTGGGGCATTTAGATGCTATTTTTGAAGGCGCATCACCGGATGATTTGGAAATTTTGCATAAATTGTTTGTGAAGCATTCGCTAGCCAATGTGGCGCAAACCGGCGTCAAGTCCGATGATGAATTGGTCGATAACTGGCGCGAAGGGGTGTATCCGTATAAAAATCGCATGCGTCGTAAGACCTATGAAAAGCAGAAATATCATTTACAGGTTGAGCTGTTAAAGCTGCAAAAATGGGTCAAAGAAACTGGCCAGAAGGTGGTGATTCTCTTTGAAGGGCGTGATGCGGCTGGTAAAGGCGGTACAATTAAGCGCATGATGGAGCATCTTAATCCTCGTGGTGCGCGGGTTGTGGCGCTAGAGAAACCGACCGAGCAGGAACAAGGCCAGTGGTATTTTCAGCGTTATGTTCAGCATTTGCCGACTAAAGGCGAAATCGTGCTTTTTGACCGTTCTTGGTATAACCGCGCCGGCGTTGAGCGGGTGATGGGGTTCTGTAGCGATGATCAATACAATGAATTTATGCGCCAAGTGCCCGATTTTGAGCGTAACCTCATTCGCAGCGGAATTTTTGTGATTAAATTCTGGTTTTCAGTGAGCCGTGATGAGCAGCGCCGCCGCTTTGCTTCCCGCGAGCAGCACCCACTGAAACAATGGAAACTCAGCCCGATTGATAAAGCCTCATTAGATAAGTGGGAAGACTATACCGAGGCAAAAGAAGCGATGTTCTTCCATACCGATACTGCGGAATCTCCGTGGATTGTGGTGAAATCCGATTGTAAAAAACGTGCGCGCTTAAATGCGATTCGCTATGTGCTGCATAAGTTGCCTTATGACAGTAAAGACGAAGAGCAGATTAGCGCGATTGATCCATTGTTGGTTGGCCGCGCTGGCGCACTCTATGAAATCAGCGAAGGTAAAATTAAAGCCGCTGTGGATATTGCGCCTAAGGTTAAAAGCAAAAAGAAATCAGATTAA
- a CDS encoding DUF1302 family protein, which yields MIKQFTLGLWAVLGTASLLVQNAAAEDIYLWDDDNAAELADSTSAWQTTGFIEAGIGSFTRNNALDKTASLMELRGQFGANRYLGPHFVNLKIEGLADDLDDDQWQIKVRELYADLKLSDNLNIRAGQQVLTWGTGDYLFLNDFFAKDWQSMLSGREDSYLKASQAAIRLNWYTPLANVNAVWTPVFAEDEIISGERFVYFNPMAGGVVSEPRINARKPDKKLNNGQFALRLAKTIDGVEYALYGYHGFHTQPQGFDPIAGLNIYPRLNSFGSSIRRPLWGGIANAEVAYWNYLDEHDGTNPLVPNDQWNMLLGYEREIATNLTLGGQWMIQKMQNYDNTYAATPNPAHLPDEWHHTLTTRLTWTAMQQKLNLSLFAFYSPDSEDFYLKPKMSYRQNDHWQYELGANIFGGKHQHTQWGQFKDNSNIYARARYNF from the coding sequence ATGATCAAACAGTTCACACTTGGTTTATGGGCAGTGCTTGGCACTGCCTCCCTATTGGTCCAAAACGCGGCAGCAGAAGACATTTATCTATGGGATGATGATAACGCCGCTGAGCTGGCTGATAGCACTAGCGCATGGCAAACGACAGGTTTTATCGAAGCAGGTATCGGCAGCTTTACCCGAAACAATGCGCTCGATAAAACTGCCAGCTTAATGGAGCTGCGTGGGCAATTCGGCGCTAACCGCTACCTCGGCCCACATTTTGTTAACCTCAAAATTGAAGGTCTCGCTGATGATCTCGACGATGATCAATGGCAGATCAAGGTGCGCGAGCTCTACGCCGATTTGAAGCTTAGTGACAATCTAAATATCCGAGCAGGTCAGCAAGTATTAACCTGGGGAACCGGCGACTATCTGTTTCTAAACGATTTCTTTGCTAAAGATTGGCAATCGATGCTTTCTGGACGTGAAGATAGTTATCTCAAAGCCTCACAAGCCGCTATTCGCCTTAATTGGTATACCCCATTAGCCAACGTCAATGCAGTATGGACACCCGTATTTGCTGAAGATGAAATCATTAGCGGTGAACGCTTCGTTTACTTCAATCCTATGGCTGGCGGCGTTGTGTCTGAACCACGAATTAACGCGCGTAAACCCGATAAAAAACTCAATAATGGCCAGTTTGCTCTGCGATTAGCAAAAACCATTGATGGCGTCGAGTACGCACTCTATGGCTATCATGGATTCCATACCCAGCCTCAAGGTTTTGATCCCATCGCTGGGCTCAACATCTACCCACGTTTAAACAGTTTTGGTAGCAGTATACGTCGACCGCTATGGGGTGGGATTGCCAATGCTGAGGTGGCCTATTGGAATTATTTGGACGAACACGATGGAACCAATCCACTCGTGCCAAATGATCAGTGGAATATGCTTTTAGGCTACGAACGCGAAATAGCCACCAACCTAACCCTTGGTGGTCAATGGATGATACAAAAAATGCAAAATTACGATAATACTTATGCGGCAACACCAAACCCAGCGCATTTACCAGATGAGTGGCACCATACACTCACCACGCGCCTAACCTGGACAGCCATGCAGCAAAAGCTGAATCTATCATTGTTTGCATTTTATTCGCCTGATAGCGAAGATTTCTACCTCAAGCCAAAAATGAGCTACCGACAGAACGACCATTGGCAATATGAACTGGGTGCAAACATTTTTGGCGGCAAGCATCAGCATACCCAGTGGGGGCAATTTAAGGATAACAGCAATATTTATGCTCGCGCGCGCTACAATTTCTGA
- the pyrE gene encoding orotate phosphoribosyltransferase, with protein sequence MLAVYQKDFINTAIRVQALKFGEFNLKSGRISPYFFNAGAFADGDALWAIARAYASRIVAMLEQGMAIEVLFGPAYKGIPLVAATSVILAQSHGINLPWAFNRKEAKDHGEGGVLVGASVTDKQVLILDDVLTAGTAIRESLALLAQHQARPCAVLVALDRQECLSDNDPRSALQAVGEDSALPTDAVLSLSDLMRFISEDESLKQYLPAMDAYRQRYGSA encoded by the coding sequence ATGCTCGCAGTATATCAAAAAGACTTTATCAACACGGCGATCCGCGTCCAGGCGCTGAAGTTTGGCGAATTTAACCTGAAATCAGGACGCATTAGTCCATATTTCTTTAATGCTGGTGCGTTTGCTGATGGTGATGCGTTGTGGGCGATCGCGCGCGCTTATGCGAGCAGAATTGTGGCTATGCTCGAGCAAGGGATGGCGATTGAGGTGTTATTCGGGCCGGCCTACAAAGGGATTCCTTTGGTGGCGGCAACCAGTGTGATCTTAGCGCAGAGCCATGGGATCAATTTGCCGTGGGCGTTTAACCGCAAAGAAGCGAAAGATCACGGCGAAGGCGGTGTGTTAGTTGGCGCGTCGGTGACAGATAAGCAGGTGCTTATTTTGGATGATGTGCTCACTGCAGGTACAGCTATTCGCGAATCATTAGCCTTATTAGCGCAGCATCAGGCCAGGCCGTGCGCGGTATTGGTGGCGCTCGATCGGCAAGAGTGCTTGAGTGACAATGATCCGCGTTCAGCGCTACAAGCGGTCGGTGAGGATAGCGCATTGCCTACCGATGCCGTTTTGTCGTTAAGCGATTTGATGCGTTTTATCAGTGAGGATGAGTCGCTTAAACAATACCTGCCTGCGATGGATGCGTATCGCCAGCGTTATGGCAGCGCGTAA
- a CDS encoding epoxyqueuosine reductase QueH, whose protein sequence is MSDTYQREPLIPPGGHKKVLLHSCCAPCSGEVMEAMLASGIDYTIFFYNPNIHPRKEYLLRKDENIAFAEKFNVPFIDCDYDTDNWFERAKGMEFEPERGIRCTMCFDMRFERTALYAHENGFPIITSSLGISRWKNMKQINESGERAAEPYPDVQYWTFNWRKKGGSQRMIEISKREQFYMQEYCGCVYSLRDSNAHRLSQGRDKIKIGVKYYGEETD, encoded by the coding sequence ATGAGCGATACCTACCAACGCGAACCATTAATCCCACCAGGCGGACATAAGAAAGTCCTGCTTCATTCATGCTGTGCGCCTTGCTCAGGTGAAGTGATGGAAGCGATGCTTGCCAGCGGGATTGATTACACGATTTTTTTCTACAACCCCAATATTCATCCGCGCAAAGAATATCTGCTGCGTAAGGATGAAAATATTGCCTTTGCTGAGAAATTCAACGTGCCATTTATTGATTGTGATTACGACACCGATAACTGGTTTGAGCGCGCTAAAGGGATGGAATTTGAGCCTGAGCGCGGTATCCGCTGCACAATGTGTTTTGACATGCGTTTTGAGCGCACCGCGCTATACGCCCATGAAAACGGCTTCCCGATCATCACCAGCTCGTTAGGGATTTCTCGTTGGAAGAATATGAAACAAATCAATGAGAGCGGTGAGCGCGCAGCCGAGCCGTATCCCGATGTGCAGTACTGGACGTTCAACTGGCGCAAAAAAGGCGGTTCGCAGCGAATGATCGAGATCAGCAAACGTGAGCAGTTTTATATGCAAGAGTATTGCGGTTGCGTGTATTCGCTACGTGACAGCAACGCTCACCGCCTCTCGCAAGGCCGCGATAAAATTAAAATCGGGGTTAAATATTACGGCGAAGAGACCGATTAA
- a CDS encoding RND family transporter, producing MKQSLIRFSTSHPRQIFALTAVLCVVSLLLMLRVSVDTDPENMLPHDHPARVIHDEIKQRFNLSDMIVVGLVNNDHANGVYNPQTLQNLKTLSDEIATIDGVVADDLMSLATSDNITQTDTNTISFHWMMNPAPTDQAQADLIQGWVDRLPMIQNTLVSGDHKVAGIYIPITAKDQSYQIYQQLQEQIALLPDNGDDYYVTGLPVAEDTFGVEMFTQMAISAPAAAALIFALMLWFFRSAVLVAAPMIVAMATVIITMGLMIGLGFPVHIMSSMIPIFLMPIAVVDAVHMLSDFSDHYRSGVDKVRLISDGVRRLFRPMLFTSITSLVGFVSLNTANIPPVRVFGSFVGIGIAVAFLLTITFIPAYIASLSDQRLNKMAERAQKSDESGSLLAHFLRTLSAPIIRHSRLILIVMVVSLGISAWGISRIVINDNPINWFESSHPIRQADKVLNEHFAGTYEAFLSFKASDQDQNALVKAVNMPLAAVSQPVRERWQELLTEHTDEGKLDVCALNNALVDEAFMSETDQQADWEALSAAVGQYTDQQKTFLQPNQLAYLEQVQQALIDSGYVGKASSVVDLLKTVNRELISGEEQDYRLPESAAAGAQAVLTLQSSHKPNDVWHMVTPDYQSAVIWLQLTSGDNQDMSKVIDYMDMWFAEHPVPQGIERQWSGLTYINMVWQDAMVSGMLSSLAASFVIVALMMIFLFRSFTWGLIAMIPLTVTITFIYGLIGLIGKNYDMPVAVLSALTLGMSVDFAIHFIERSKLVSDPKNWRQGLREVYEEPGRAISRNAIVIALGFTPLLLAPLVPYQTVGIFMASIMIISCVTTLVVLPALVYQLRGWLFKNEGESHVSN from the coding sequence GTGAAACAATCTCTCATCCGCTTTTCAACCAGCCACCCTCGACAGATATTTGCCCTAACCGCCGTGCTGTGTGTGGTTTCTTTATTGCTAATGCTACGCGTCAGTGTTGATACCGATCCAGAGAACATGCTGCCACACGACCATCCTGCACGCGTTATCCATGATGAAATCAAACAGCGCTTTAATTTATCCGACATGATTGTGGTCGGCTTGGTGAACAATGATCATGCCAACGGGGTTTATAACCCGCAAACCTTACAAAATCTCAAAACATTATCTGATGAGATCGCTACCATTGATGGCGTAGTAGCGGATGATTTAATGAGCTTGGCAACAAGCGATAATATCACCCAGACTGATACCAATACGATCTCTTTTCACTGGATGATGAACCCTGCCCCAACCGATCAAGCACAGGCTGATTTGATTCAAGGTTGGGTTGATCGTCTACCAATGATTCAAAACACGTTGGTTTCCGGCGACCATAAAGTGGCAGGGATTTATATTCCGATCACTGCCAAAGACCAAAGCTACCAAATTTATCAGCAATTACAGGAGCAGATTGCGCTATTGCCCGATAACGGAGACGATTATTATGTGACGGGTTTGCCGGTTGCTGAAGATACCTTTGGTGTGGAAATGTTCACCCAAATGGCGATTTCCGCACCTGCTGCCGCAGCATTAATCTTTGCGCTGATGTTGTGGTTTTTCCGTAGCGCTGTACTGGTTGCTGCACCGATGATCGTCGCTATGGCTACCGTGATCATCACCATGGGATTGATGATTGGCTTAGGCTTTCCTGTGCACATCATGTCATCGATGATCCCGATCTTTTTGATGCCGATCGCGGTAGTAGACGCCGTGCATATGCTTTCTGATTTTAGCGATCATTACCGTAGTGGTGTAGATAAAGTAAGGCTGATTAGCGATGGCGTACGCCGCTTATTCCGCCCGATGCTATTCACCTCTATCACGTCATTGGTCGGCTTTGTTTCGCTCAACACCGCCAATATTCCACCAGTACGTGTCTTTGGTAGCTTTGTCGGTATCGGTATTGCGGTCGCCTTTTTATTAACCATCACGTTTATCCCCGCTTATATTGCGAGTCTGTCAGATCAGCGACTAAACAAAATGGCTGAGCGCGCTCAAAAAAGCGATGAATCAGGCTCGCTACTGGCACATTTTCTGCGCACGCTATCAGCACCTATCATTCGTCATAGCCGGTTGATTTTAATCGTTATGGTGGTCTCGTTAGGTATCAGTGCGTGGGGCATCAGCCGCATTGTCATCAACGACAACCCGATCAATTGGTTTGAGTCGTCGCACCCTATTCGTCAGGCAGACAAAGTGCTTAACGAGCATTTTGCTGGTACTTATGAAGCCTTTTTGAGCTTCAAAGCTAGCGATCAAGATCAGAATGCACTTGTCAAAGCCGTAAATATGCCGCTAGCAGCCGTTTCACAGCCAGTACGTGAGCGTTGGCAGGAGTTACTCACAGAGCATACCGACGAAGGTAAGCTCGATGTTTGCGCGCTCAACAACGCATTAGTTGATGAGGCTTTTATGAGTGAGACAGACCAACAAGCGGACTGGGAGGCTTTGAGTGCAGCCGTGGGACAGTACACCGACCAACAAAAAACCTTCCTCCAGCCCAATCAATTGGCGTATTTAGAGCAAGTACAACAGGCGTTGATCGACTCTGGCTATGTAGGCAAAGCATCTTCGGTCGTTGATTTATTGAAAACAGTCAACCGCGAGCTTATCAGCGGCGAGGAACAAGATTATCGCCTGCCTGAAAGTGCCGCAGCTGGTGCGCAAGCAGTTCTAACCTTACAAAGTTCGCATAAGCCAAATGATGTGTGGCATATGGTTACACCAGATTATCAATCTGCGGTGATCTGGCTACAGCTCACTTCTGGTGATAACCAAGATATGAGCAAAGTGATCGATTATATGGATATGTGGTTTGCCGAGCATCCTGTGCCACAAGGTATAGAACGACAATGGAGCGGCCTAACCTACATCAATATGGTTTGGCAAGATGCGATGGTAAGCGGGATGTTAAGTAGCTTAGCAGCTTCTTTTGTCATCGTTGCGTTGATGATGATCTTCCTATTCCGCTCGTTCACCTGGGGGCTGATCGCAATGATACCGCTCACTGTAACCATTACCTTTATCTATGGCTTGATTGGCCTGATCGGTAAAAACTATGACATGCCTGTAGCTGTGCTATCTGCGCTCACCTTGGGCATGAGTGTCGACTTTGCCATCCATTTTATTGAACGAAGCAAACTGGTCAGCGACCCTAAAAATTGGCGCCAAGGTCTGCGTGAGGTCTATGAAGAGCCCGGACGAGCGATTAGCCGCAACGCAATTGTTATTGCGCTCGGATTTACCCCACTCTTACTCGCACCATTGGTCCCTTATCAAACAGTCGGCATCTTTATGGCGTCGATCATGATTATTTCGTGCGTCACTACTTTGGTGGTATTACCCGCGCTGGTCTATCAGTTGCGCGGCTGGTTATTCAAAAATGAAGGAGAAAGTCATGTTTCAAACTAA
- a CDS encoding outer membrane lipoprotein-sorting protein, with product MFQTKKLLSAIALLGLSASLWAQSADEIIKKANLAAVYPGDDGRTEARMMIVDGQGRKQMRQFHILRRNVSKGGDQQYLVVFSQPADVARTTFLVNKHPGRDDDRWLYLPGLDLVKRITAGDKRTSFVGSTFFYEDISGRDTAADSYSIEQDSGDSWLLKAVPKAKNAVEFAYFTVKIDKNNYLPVEATYYDNSGEAYRRISASKIETIQGYPTITQMKAENLRDGSYTLNQMRGIKYDVGIPADIFSERSLRMPPSEWLK from the coding sequence ATGTTTCAAACTAAAAAATTATTGAGCGCTATCGCTCTGTTGGGCCTCAGCGCTTCGCTATGGGCACAAAGTGCTGATGAGATCATCAAAAAAGCCAACTTAGCTGCGGTTTATCCAGGCGATGATGGCCGTACTGAAGCAAGAATGATGATTGTTGATGGCCAAGGGCGCAAACAAATGCGCCAGTTTCACATCCTGCGCCGCAATGTCAGCAAAGGGGGCGACCAACAATATCTTGTCGTGTTTAGTCAACCTGCCGATGTCGCAAGAACCACCTTTCTTGTTAACAAACATCCCGGCCGTGACGACGATCGTTGGTTATATCTGCCGGGGCTGGATTTAGTTAAACGTATTACCGCAGGCGATAAACGGACCAGCTTCGTTGGCTCAACCTTCTTCTACGAAGACATCTCAGGTCGTGACACGGCTGCTGACAGCTATAGTATCGAGCAAGATAGTGGCGATAGTTGGTTGCTCAAAGCCGTTCCTAAAGCAAAAAATGCAGTGGAATTTGCATATTTCACCGTAAAAATTGATAAAAACAACTACTTGCCTGTAGAAGCAACCTATTACGATAACAGTGGGGAAGCCTATCGTCGCATTAGTGCGAGCAAAATTGAAACGATTCAAGGCTATCCAACCATCACTCAAATGAAGGCAGAGAATCTGCGCGATGGTAGCTATACCCTCAACCAAATGCGCGGCATTAAATACGATGTGGGTATCCCAGCAGACATATTTAGTGAGCGTTCATTGCGTATGCCGCCTAGCGAGTGGTTAAAATGA
- a CDS encoding accessory factor UbiK family protein, translating to MLKKNPFAFIASQIEAHLPESVRPLNDEAKQMVRQTISEKLAQFDLVPREEFAQQERLLAQAEARVAELERRINELEAKQS from the coding sequence ATGTTAAAGAAAAATCCTTTTGCGTTTATCGCCAGTCAAATTGAGGCTCATTTACCGGAATCAGTGCGCCCGCTTAATGATGAAGCCAAGCAGATGGTGCGACAAACGATTAGCGAAAAATTGGCGCAGTTTGATTTAGTGCCACGCGAAGAGTTTGCCCAGCAAGAGCGTTTGCTCGCTCAGGCTGAAGCGCGCGTTGCTGAGCTCGAACGTCGGATTAATGAACTTGAGGCGAAGCAGTCTTAA
- a CDS encoding glutamate-5-semialdehyde dehydrogenase, with translation MSIITTLGEQAQRSARSLAILGNARKREALEAMAGAIDSARANIQSANQQDVAAGQEKGLSEALLDRLTLTDARIDAMIDGIRQIAGLPDPVGEISGMRTNDKGLQIGRMRVPLGVIGIIYESRPNVTADAAALCLKSGNAAILRGGSEAIHSNRAIMAAIQEGLSEAELSPHAIQLVPDTDRALVSELLNAAQYIDVVIPRGGKGLVQLVSEQAKMPVIKHLDGLCHTYIDVAADLEKALRVADNAKTYRYGICGATETLLVHQNIAADFLPKIAEIYRKKGVEMRGCSQTQALINEAHAANEDDWSTEYLAPIIAIKIVLDYEAACAHIARYGSRHTECIVTEQLDTAQRFLREVDAASVMVNTPTCFSDGYEYGLGAEIGISTDKIHWRGPVGVEGLTCQKFIVLSDGVTR, from the coding sequence ATGAGCATCATCACTACTCTTGGCGAACAAGCCCAACGCAGCGCACGCAGTCTGGCAATCCTTGGTAATGCGCGTAAACGCGAAGCGCTAGAAGCGATGGCGGGTGCGATAGATTCGGCGCGGGCAAACATTCAATCAGCCAATCAACAAGATGTTGCTGCTGGCCAAGAAAAAGGGTTATCTGAAGCCTTACTTGATCGATTAACGCTGACTGATGCGCGGATCGATGCAATGATCGACGGCATTCGGCAAATTGCCGGCCTGCCTGATCCGGTGGGGGAGATCAGCGGGATGCGCACAAATGATAAAGGGCTACAGATTGGACGGATGCGCGTGCCGCTCGGGGTGATTGGAATTATTTACGAATCGCGGCCGAATGTGACCGCTGATGCAGCGGCCTTGTGTCTCAAATCAGGCAATGCAGCGATCCTGCGTGGTGGTTCAGAGGCGATTCATAGCAACCGAGCGATTATGGCAGCCATTCAAGAAGGCTTAAGCGAGGCTGAACTTTCACCGCATGCCATTCAATTAGTGCCAGATACCGATCGCGCGTTAGTCAGCGAGCTGCTCAATGCCGCGCAATACATTGATGTCGTCATTCCACGCGGTGGTAAAGGCTTGGTACAACTGGTTAGTGAGCAGGCGAAAATGCCGGTGATCAAACACCTTGATGGCCTGTGTCATACCTATATTGACGTGGCGGCAGATCTTGAAAAAGCACTCAGGGTTGCTGATAACGCGAAAACGTATCGCTACGGTATTTGTGGGGCGACAGAAACGTTACTCGTTCACCAAAATATCGCGGCAGATTTTTTACCTAAAATTGCTGAGATTTATCGCAAAAAAGGCGTTGAGATGCGTGGCTGCTCGCAAACCCAGGCGTTGATTAACGAGGCACACGCAGCAAACGAAGACGACTGGAGCACAGAATACTTAGCGCCAATCATCGCGATTAAAATAGTGCTAGATTATGAGGCAGCTTGTGCGCATATTGCACGCTACGGATCGCGCCATACCGAATGTATCGTCACCGAACAACTCGATACCGCGCAGCGCTTTTTGCGTGAAGTCGATGCCGCTTCGGTGATGGTCAATACCCCGACGTGTTTTTCAGACGGCTACGAATACGGATTAGGTGCGGAAATCGGCATCAGCACCGATAAAATCCATTGGCGCGGGCCGGTGGGTGTTGAAGGGCTTACCTGTCAAAAATTTATTGTGCTCAGCGATGGGGTGACTCGCTAG
- a CDS encoding O-acetylhomoserine aminocarboxypropyltransferase/cysteine synthase family protein, whose product MKFATTAIHAGYQGDPTTKSAAVPIYQTTSYTFDDTQHGADLFDLKVQGNIYTRIMNPTNAVLEERVAALEGGIAGLAVASGMAAITYAIQAIANVGSNIISTAQLYGGTYNLFAHSFPNQGIEVRMVAHDDYDKIEASIDDKTKALYCESIGNPAGNVVDIARWAEIANAHGIPLIVDNTVATPYLCRPFEHGAHIVVHALTKYIGGHGTTIGGMIVDSGTFPWQKHAERFPMLNEPDPSYHGVVYTEALGEAAYIGRCRVVPLRNTGSALSPFNAFQIMQGLETLALRMDRHCENAEKIAQWLVKQPKVSKVHYATLEGSPYRATADKICGGKASSILSFELEGGVEAGGRFIDALELIYRLVNIGDTKTLACHPASTTHRQLNAEELASAGVSEGLVRLSIGIEDVEDIIADIEQALAKV is encoded by the coding sequence ATGAAATTTGCAACGACTGCTATCCACGCCGGTTATCAAGGCGACCCCACCACAAAATCCGCTGCGGTGCCAATCTATCAAACCACCTCCTACACGTTTGATGATACGCAACACGGTGCGGATCTCTTTGATCTTAAGGTGCAAGGCAATATCTATACACGGATCATGAATCCGACCAATGCTGTGTTAGAAGAGCGTGTTGCTGCGCTTGAAGGTGGTATTGCTGGATTGGCTGTTGCTTCTGGTATGGCCGCGATAACCTATGCGATTCAAGCCATCGCCAATGTGGGTAGTAATATTATTTCCACCGCGCAACTTTATGGCGGCACATACAATCTTTTTGCCCACTCTTTTCCAAATCAAGGCATTGAAGTGCGCATGGTTGCCCATGATGACTACGATAAGATTGAAGCCTCAATCGATGATAAGACCAAAGCGCTTTATTGTGAGTCGATCGGTAACCCAGCAGGGAATGTGGTCGATATTGCGCGCTGGGCTGAGATTGCTAATGCGCACGGTATCCCGCTGATCGTTGATAACACCGTGGCAACCCCTTATCTCTGTCGCCCGTTTGAGCATGGCGCGCATATTGTCGTTCATGCACTGACCAAATATATTGGTGGGCATGGTACAACCATCGGCGGCATGATTGTCGATTCAGGCACCTTCCCTTGGCAAAAACACGCCGAGCGTTTCCCGATGCTCAATGAACCCGATCCGTCTTATCATGGGGTGGTTTATACCGAAGCTTTAGGAGAGGCGGCGTATATCGGGCGTTGCCGCGTGGTGCCACTGCGCAATACGGGTTCGGCCCTATCGCCATTTAACGCGTTTCAAATCATGCAAGGTTTGGAAACCTTAGCGCTACGCATGGATCGCCACTGTGAGAATGCGGAAAAGATTGCCCAGTGGTTAGTGAAGCAGCCTAAGGTCAGCAAAGTACACTACGCAACACTTGAGGGTAGCCCGTATCGTGCGACTGCAGATAAAATCTGTGGAGGCAAGGCCTCAAGCATCTTAAGCTTTGAATTAGAAGGTGGTGTTGAGGCTGGTGGGCGCTTTATTGATGCGCTCGAGCTGATTTATCGACTGGTTAATATCGGCGATACCAAAACTCTGGCGTGTCATCCAGCAAGCACGACCCACCGCCAGCTCAATGCCGAAGAATTGGCGAGCGCGGGTGTGAGTGAAGGTTTGGTGCGCCTGTCAATCGGGATTGAAGACGTCGAGGACATTATTGCTGACATTGAGCAGGCCTTAGCAAAGGTTTAA